In Serratia marcescens subsp. marcescens ATCC 13880, a single genomic region encodes these proteins:
- the oppC gene encoding oligopeptide ABC transporter permease OppC, with product MMLTKKNSEALEHFSEKLEVEGRSLWQDARRRFMHNRAAVSSLFILALITLFVVLAPMLSQFAYDDTDWAMMSAAPSVESGHYFGTDSSGRDLLVRVAIGGRISLMVGVAAALVAVIVGTLYGAMSGYLGGKIDSVMMRLLEILNSFPFMFFVILLVTFFGQNILLIFVAIGMVSWLDMARIVRGQTLGLKRKEFIEAALVCGVSTRNIVLRHIVPNVLGVVVVYASLLVPSMILFESFLSFLGLGTQEPLSSWGALLSDGANSMEVSPWLLLFPAGFLVVTLFCFNFIGDGLRDALDPKDR from the coding sequence ATGATGTTGACTAAAAAGAACAGCGAAGCTCTGGAACACTTCAGCGAGAAGCTGGAAGTGGAAGGGCGCAGCCTGTGGCAAGACGCGCGCCGGCGCTTTATGCATAACCGCGCGGCGGTCAGCAGCCTGTTCATCCTGGCGCTGATCACGCTGTTTGTGGTGCTGGCGCCGATGCTGTCGCAATTCGCCTACGACGATACCGATTGGGCGATGATGTCCGCCGCCCCCAGCGTTGAATCGGGGCACTATTTCGGCACCGATTCCTCCGGGCGCGATCTGCTGGTGCGCGTGGCGATTGGCGGGCGCATCTCGCTGATGGTCGGCGTGGCGGCGGCGCTGGTGGCGGTGATCGTCGGCACCCTGTACGGCGCGATGTCCGGCTATCTGGGCGGCAAAATCGACTCGGTGATGATGCGCCTGCTGGAGATCCTCAACTCCTTCCCGTTCATGTTCTTCGTGATCCTGCTGGTGACCTTCTTCGGCCAGAATATCCTGCTTATCTTCGTGGCGATCGGCATGGTGTCGTGGCTGGACATGGCGCGTATCGTGCGCGGCCAAACCCTCGGTCTGAAGCGCAAGGAGTTCATCGAAGCGGCGCTGGTGTGCGGCGTCTCCACGCGCAACATCGTGCTGCGACATATCGTGCCGAACGTGCTCGGCGTGGTGGTGGTGTATGCCTCGTTGCTGGTGCCGAGCATGATCCTGTTCGAATCCTTCCTCAGCTTCCTGGGGCTGGGCACGCAGGAGCCGCTGAGCAGCTGGGGCGCATTGCTCAGCGACGGCGCCAACTCAATGGAAGTTTCACCGTGGTTGCTGCTGTTCCCGGCGGGTTTCCTGGTAGTCACTCTGTTCTGTTTCAACTTTATCGGCGATGGTCTGCGTGACGCCCTCGACCCGAAAGATCGTTAA
- the oppB gene encoding oligopeptide ABC transporter permease OppB, which translates to MLKFILRRLLEAIPTLFILITISFFMMRLAPGSPFTGERALPPEVMANIEAKYHLNDPIWKQYGHYLAQLAQGDFGPSFKYKDYSVNDLVASSFPVSAKLGLAAFLLAVVLGVSAGVIAALNQNTKWDYTVMGFAMTGVVIPSFVVAPLLVLIFAITLKWLPGGGWNGGAPKFIILPMVALSLAYIASIARITRGSMIEVLHSNFIRTARAKGLPMRRIIFRHALKPALLPVLSYMGPAFVGIITGSMVIETIYGLPGIGQLFVNGALNRDYSLVLSLTILVGALTILFNAIVDVLYAVIDPKIRY; encoded by the coding sequence ATGCTTAAATTTATACTTCGTCGCTTATTGGAAGCGATCCCGACACTATTTATCCTTATTACCATCTCATTCTTCATGATGCGCCTGGCGCCCGGCAGTCCATTTACCGGGGAGCGCGCATTGCCGCCGGAAGTCATGGCGAATATCGAAGCCAAATACCATTTGAACGACCCGATCTGGAAACAGTACGGTCATTATCTGGCGCAGCTTGCGCAGGGAGACTTCGGCCCGTCCTTTAAATACAAGGATTATTCGGTCAACGATTTGGTGGCCAGCTCTTTCCCGGTCTCCGCCAAACTCGGTCTGGCCGCGTTTTTGCTGGCGGTGGTGCTGGGCGTGAGCGCCGGCGTGATCGCCGCGCTGAACCAGAACACCAAATGGGACTACACGGTGATGGGGTTCGCCATGACCGGGGTGGTGATACCCAGTTTCGTGGTGGCGCCGCTGTTGGTGCTGATCTTCGCCATCACGTTGAAATGGCTGCCGGGCGGCGGCTGGAACGGCGGCGCGCCTAAGTTCATCATCTTGCCGATGGTGGCGTTGTCGCTGGCCTATATCGCCAGCATCGCCCGTATCACGCGCGGCTCGATGATTGAAGTGCTGCACTCCAACTTCATCCGCACCGCGCGCGCCAAAGGCTTGCCGATGCGTCGCATCATTTTCCGCCACGCGCTGAAGCCGGCGCTGTTGCCGGTGCTGTCCTACATGGGCCCGGCGTTCGTCGGGATCATCACCGGTTCGATGGTGATCGAAACCATCTACGGTCTGCCGGGGATCGGCCAGCTGTTCGTTAACGGCGCGCTGAACCGCGACTACTCCCTGGTGTTGAGCCTGACCATTCTGGTTGGCGCTCTGACCATTCTGTTCAACGCGATCGTCGATGTGCTGTATGCGGTCATCGATCCGAAAATCCGTTATTAA
- the oppA gene encoding oligopeptide ABC transporter substrate-binding protein OppA — protein sequence MTNITKKTLIAAGVIAALGITATTSAFAADVPAGVQLADKQEIVKNNGSEVQSLDPHKIEGVPENNVTRDLMEGLANNSPDGSIVPGVAESWDNKDFKVWTFHLRKDAKWSNGKPVTAQDFVYSWQRVVDPKTASPYASYLQYAHVENVDDIIAGKKDKSTLGVKAIDDHTFQVTLSEPVPYLVEMTPHYAMKPVYKDAVEKFGEKWTLPANYVSNGAYKLKDWIVNERIVLERNPEYWDNAKTIINKVTFLPISSEVTDVNRYRTGEIDMTYNNMPIELFQKLKKEIPKEVHVDPYLCTYYYEINNQKAPFTDARVREALKLGMDRDIIVNKVKNQGDLPAYSFTPPYTDGAKLTAPEWFGWTQEKRNEVAKKLLADAGYGPGKPLTFSLLYNTSDLHKKLAIAAASIWKKNLGVDVKLVNQEWKTFLDTRHQGTYDVARAGWCADYNEPSSFLNMMLSDSSSNTPHYKSAEFDKLMANVLTAKSKDERAELYQKAEVQLDKDSAIVPLYYYVNARLVKPYVGGYTGKDPLDNVYDKNLYIIKH from the coding sequence ATGACCAACATCACGAAGAAAACGCTCATTGCCGCCGGCGTCATCGCCGCGCTGGGCATCACAGCAACCACCTCCGCCTTTGCCGCCGACGTTCCTGCAGGCGTGCAACTGGCCGACAAGCAAGAAATCGTCAAAAACAACGGTTCCGAAGTGCAGTCGCTTGACCCGCATAAAATCGAGGGCGTGCCGGAAAACAACGTGACCCGCGATCTGATGGAAGGCCTGGCGAACAACAGCCCGGACGGTTCCATCGTGCCGGGCGTCGCGGAAAGCTGGGATAACAAGGATTTCAAAGTCTGGACCTTCCACCTGCGCAAAGACGCCAAATGGTCCAACGGCAAGCCGGTGACGGCGCAAGATTTCGTCTACAGCTGGCAGCGCGTAGTGGATCCGAAAACCGCGTCGCCTTACGCCAGCTACCTGCAGTACGCCCATGTGGAAAACGTTGATGACATCATCGCCGGCAAAAAAGACAAGTCGACGCTGGGCGTGAAGGCCATCGACGACCACACCTTCCAGGTGACTCTGAGCGAGCCGGTGCCTTATCTGGTTGAAATGACCCCGCACTACGCCATGAAGCCGGTTTACAAAGACGCGGTGGAGAAATTCGGCGAGAAGTGGACGCTGCCGGCCAACTACGTCAGCAACGGCGCTTACAAACTGAAAGACTGGATTGTCAACGAACGCATCGTGCTGGAACGCAACCCGGAATATTGGGATAACGCCAAAACCATCATCAATAAAGTGACGTTCCTGCCTATTTCGTCGGAAGTGACCGACGTTAACCGCTACCGCACCGGTGAAATCGACATGACCTACAACAACATGCCGATCGAACTGTTCCAGAAGCTGAAGAAAGAGATCCCGAAAGAGGTGCACGTCGATCCTTATCTGTGCACCTATTACTACGAAATCAACAACCAGAAGGCGCCGTTCACCGATGCGCGCGTGCGTGAAGCGCTGAAGCTGGGCATGGATCGCGACATCATCGTCAACAAGGTGAAAAATCAGGGCGATCTGCCGGCCTACAGCTTTACGCCGCCCTACACCGACGGCGCCAAGCTGACCGCGCCGGAGTGGTTCGGCTGGACGCAGGAAAAACGCAACGAAGTGGCGAAGAAACTGCTGGCCGACGCCGGCTACGGCCCGGGTAAACCGCTGACCTTCTCCCTGTTGTACAACACGTCAGATCTGCACAAGAAGCTGGCGATCGCCGCCGCCTCCATCTGGAAGAAAAATCTGGGCGTGGACGTGAAGCTGGTGAACCAGGAGTGGAAAACCTTCCTGGATACCCGCCATCAAGGCACCTATGACGTGGCGCGCGCCGGCTGGTGCGCCGACTACAACGAACCGAGTTCGTTCCTGAACATGATGCTGTCCGACAGCAGCAGTAACACCCCGCACTACAAGAGCGCCGAGTTCGACAAGCTGATGGCCAACGTGTTGACCGCGAAGAGCAAAGACGAGCGCGCCGAGCTGTATCAGAAAGCGGAAGTTCAGCTGGATAAAGATTCCGCCATCGTTCCGCTGTATTACTACGTGAACGCCCGTTTGGTGAAACCTTACGTCGGTGGCTACACCGGCAAAGACCCGCTTGATAACGTGTACGACAAAAACCTGTACATCATCAAGCATTGA
- a CDS encoding ABC transporter substrate-binding protein: MQQTLKRTSLTLLISGALSVGAINSSLAAEVPAGVQLAQQQNIVINNGSEVASLDPHKVEGVPESNIILNLLEGLVSTDANGHVVPAAAASWENQNYQQWTFHLRPGAVWSDGSPVTAQDFVYSWQRLADPKIASPYASYLQYTKVDNIDDILTGKKPPQTLGVKALDDQTLQVTLSEPVPYFISMLSHTSLKPVKRAVVEKFGDKWTLPANYVGNGAYRLKEWVVNERIVLERSPSYWNNKQTVITQATFLPIASEVSDVNRFRSGEIDITNSAIPPYLYVKMKREVPEQLHVNPYLCTFYYELNNQRAPFTDPRVRAAVKMTLDRDIIANKIMGQGQIPAYSFTPTFTEGANFTPPAWAGWSQEQRNAEAKKLLAEAGYSDAKPLKFSLLYNTSDQNKQQAIAAASMWKKNLGADVTLRNQEWKTSLESRHQGQYDVARATWCGDYNEPSAFLNLVLSNSSINTVFYKSPAFDAIMAATLKAPDEAARAALYQQAEAQLDKDSALIPVYYRVSARLIKPTVGGFTGKDPLDYTDVKNLYIIKQ, translated from the coding sequence ATGCAGCAAACCCTGAAGCGCACTTCTTTGACCTTGTTGATTAGCGGCGCGCTGAGCGTCGGCGCCATAAATAGCAGTTTGGCGGCGGAAGTGCCGGCCGGCGTTCAGTTGGCGCAGCAGCAGAATATTGTGATCAACAACGGCAGCGAAGTGGCTTCATTGGATCCGCATAAGGTCGAGGGCGTACCGGAAAGCAATATCATTCTTAACCTGCTGGAAGGGCTGGTGAGCACCGACGCCAACGGGCATGTGGTGCCGGCGGCGGCGGCGAGCTGGGAAAACCAGAATTATCAGCAATGGACCTTCCACTTGCGCCCCGGCGCGGTGTGGAGCGACGGCAGTCCGGTGACCGCGCAAGACTTCGTCTACAGCTGGCAGCGTCTGGCCGATCCGAAAATCGCCTCTCCCTATGCCAGCTACCTGCAATACACCAAAGTCGACAATATCGACGACATCCTGACCGGCAAGAAGCCTCCGCAGACCCTCGGCGTCAAGGCGCTGGACGACCAGACGCTGCAGGTGACGCTGAGCGAGCCGGTGCCATATTTCATCAGCATGCTGAGCCACACATCGCTCAAACCGGTGAAACGCGCGGTAGTGGAGAAATTCGGCGATAAATGGACGCTGCCCGCCAACTACGTCGGCAACGGCGCTTACCGCCTGAAAGAGTGGGTGGTGAACGAGCGCATCGTACTGGAGCGCAGCCCGAGCTACTGGAACAACAAGCAGACGGTGATCACTCAGGCGACCTTCTTGCCGATCGCTTCCGAAGTCAGCGACGTCAACCGCTTCCGCAGCGGCGAGATCGATATCACCAACAGCGCGATCCCGCCGTACCTGTACGTCAAAATGAAGCGCGAAGTGCCCGAGCAACTGCACGTTAACCCTTATCTGTGCACTTTCTATTACGAACTCAATAACCAGCGGGCGCCGTTCACCGATCCGCGGGTGCGTGCGGCGGTGAAGATGACGCTGGATCGCGACATCATCGCCAACAAGATCATGGGCCAGGGGCAGATCCCGGCCTACAGTTTCACGCCGACCTTTACGGAAGGCGCCAACTTTACGCCGCCCGCGTGGGCCGGCTGGAGCCAGGAACAGCGCAACGCCGAAGCCAAGAAACTGCTGGCGGAAGCGGGTTACAGCGACGCCAAGCCGCTGAAGTTCTCGCTGCTGTACAACACCTCCGATCAAAACAAACAGCAGGCGATCGCCGCCGCGTCGATGTGGAAAAAGAACCTCGGCGCCGACGTCACGCTGCGCAATCAGGAGTGGAAGACCTCGCTGGAAAGCCGCCATCAGGGGCAATACGACGTGGCGCGCGCCACCTGGTGCGGGGATTACAACGAGCCCAGCGCGTTCCTGAACCTGGTGCTGTCCAACAGCAGCATCAATACCGTGTTTTATAAGAGCCCGGCGTTCGACGCCATCATGGCCGCCACGCTGAAGGCGCCGGATGAGGCCGCGCGCGCCGCGCTTTATCAGCAGGCAGAAGCGCAGCTGGACAAAGACTCCGCGTTGATCCCGGTGTATTACCGCGTCAGCGCGCGGTTGATTAAGCCGACGGTAGGCGGGTTCACCGGCAAAGATCCGCTGGACTATACCGACGTTAAAAATCTGTACATTATCAAGCAGTAA
- a CDS encoding YchE family NAAT transporter codes for MGQSLLDLSGFIKFFVGLFALVNPVGILPVFISMTSYQAEAGRNKTNLTANLSVAIILWTSLFLGEGILRMFGISIDSFRIAGGILVVTIAMSMISGKLGEDKQNKQEKSESAIRESIGVVPLALPLMAGPGAISSTIVWSSRYHNWQSLLGFTVAIALFAFCCWLLFRAAPLLVRLLGQTGINVITRIMGLLLMALGIEFIVTGIKAIFPGLL; via the coding sequence GTGGGCCAATCTCTGTTGGATCTTTCCGGCTTTATCAAGTTCTTTGTCGGTCTGTTTGCGCTGGTCAACCCGGTGGGCATCTTGCCGGTGTTTATCAGCATGACGAGCTACCAGGCGGAAGCAGGGCGCAATAAAACCAACCTGACCGCCAACCTGTCGGTCGCCATTATTCTGTGGACATCGCTGTTCCTGGGCGAAGGGATCTTGCGGATGTTCGGCATCTCCATCGATTCGTTCCGCATCGCCGGCGGTATTCTGGTGGTGACCATCGCCATGTCGATGATCAGCGGCAAGCTGGGAGAAGACAAACAGAACAAACAGGAAAAATCGGAGAGCGCGATCCGCGAGAGCATCGGCGTGGTGCCGTTAGCGCTGCCGCTGATGGCGGGGCCGGGGGCGATCAGCTCCACCATCGTGTGGAGTTCCCGTTATCACAACTGGCAAAGCCTGCTCGGTTTTACGGTCGCGATCGCCTTGTTCGCCTTTTGCTGCTGGTTGTTGTTCCGCGCCGCGCCGCTGTTGGTTCGTTTGCTTGGGCAGACCGGCATCAACGTGATCACCCGTATCATGGGTCTGTTGCTGATGGCGCTCGGGATCGAGTTTATCGTTACCGGCATTAAGGCGATATTCCCCGGCCTGTTGTAA
- the adhE gene encoding bifunctional acetaldehyde-CoA/alcohol dehydrogenase, with product MAVTNVAELNELVARVKKAQREYANFTQEQVDKIFRAAALAAADARIPLAKMAVEESGMGIVEDKVIKNHFASEYIYNAYKDEKTCGILSEDDTFGTITIAEPIGLICGIVPTTNPTSTAIFKALISLKTRNGIIFSPHPRAKNATNKAADIVLQAAIAAGAPKDIIGWIDQPTVELSNQLMHHPDINLILATGGPGMVKAAYSSGKPAIGVGAGNTPVVVDETADIKRVVASILMSKTFDSGVICASEQSVIVVDAIYDAVRERFASHGGYLLQGKELKAVQDIILKNGGLNAAIVGQSAPKIAEMAGIKVPANTKVLIGEVKLVDESEPFAHEKLSPTLAMYRAKDFEDAVAKAEKLVAMGGIGHTSCLYTDQDNQTARIAYFGDKMKTARILINTPASQGGIGDLYNFKLAPSLTLGCGSWGGNSISENVGPKHLINKKTVAKRAENMLWHKLPKSIYFRRGSLPIALEEVATDGAKRAFIVTDRFLFNNGYADQITKVLKSHGIETEVFFEVEADPTLSIVRKGAEQMNSFKPDVIIALGGGSPMDAAKIMWVLYEHPETHFEDLALRFMDIRKRIYKFPKMGVKAKMIAITTTSGTGSEVTPFAVVTDDTTGQKYPLADYALTPDMAIVDANLVMNMPKSLCAFGGLDAVTHALEAYVSVLANEYSDGQALQALKLLKEYLPASYKEGAKNPVARERVHNAATIAGIAFANAFLGVCHSMAHKLGSEFHIPHGLANAMLISNVIRYNANDNPTKQTAFSQYDRPQARRRYAEIADHLGLSAPGDRTAQKIEKLLAWLDELKTELGIPTSIREAGVQEADFLAKVDKLSEDAFDDQCTGANPRYPLIAELKQIMLDTFYGREFSEAVDEEAAAPAAAKAAVKKPKK from the coding sequence ATGGCTGTAACGAATGTCGCTGAACTGAACGAGCTTGTCGCACGTGTCAAAAAAGCCCAGCGCGAATATGCCAACTTCACTCAAGAGCAAGTGGATAAAATCTTCCGCGCTGCCGCCCTCGCCGCTGCTGATGCCCGTATCCCGTTGGCCAAAATGGCCGTGGAAGAATCCGGAATGGGTATCGTCGAAGACAAAGTGATCAAAAACCACTTCGCTTCCGAGTACATCTACAACGCCTATAAAGATGAAAAAACCTGTGGCATCCTGTCTGAAGATGACACTTTCGGTACCATCACCATCGCCGAACCTATCGGCCTGATTTGCGGTATCGTTCCTACCACCAACCCAACTTCTACCGCGATCTTCAAAGCGCTGATCAGCCTGAAAACCCGTAACGGCATCATCTTCTCGCCGCACCCGCGTGCGAAGAATGCCACCAACAAAGCCGCCGATATCGTGCTGCAAGCCGCTATCGCCGCCGGCGCGCCAAAAGACATCATCGGTTGGATCGACCAGCCTACCGTCGAGCTGTCCAACCAGCTGATGCACCACCCTGACATCAACCTGATCCTCGCCACCGGTGGCCCGGGCATGGTGAAAGCCGCCTACAGCTCCGGCAAACCGGCCATCGGCGTCGGCGCCGGCAATACGCCGGTCGTGGTAGACGAAACCGCAGATATCAAACGCGTGGTCGCCTCTATCCTGATGTCCAAAACCTTCGACAGCGGCGTTATCTGCGCTTCCGAACAGTCGGTCATCGTCGTTGACGCTATCTATGATGCGGTACGCGAACGCTTCGCTTCCCACGGCGGCTATCTGCTGCAGGGCAAAGAACTGAAAGCGGTGCAGGACATCATCCTGAAAAACGGCGGCCTGAACGCGGCCATCGTCGGGCAATCCGCACCGAAAATCGCCGAAATGGCAGGCATCAAAGTGCCGGCCAACACCAAAGTGCTGATCGGTGAAGTGAAGCTGGTCGACGAGTCCGAACCTTTCGCACATGAAAAACTGTCGCCTACCCTGGCGATGTACCGCGCCAAAGACTTCGAAGACGCCGTCGCCAAAGCCGAAAAACTGGTCGCCATGGGCGGTATCGGCCACACGTCCTGCCTGTACACCGACCAGGATAACCAAACGGCTCGCATCGCCTACTTCGGCGATAAAATGAAAACGGCTCGCATTCTGATCAACACCCCGGCTTCTCAGGGCGGTATCGGCGACCTGTACAACTTCAAACTCGCGCCTTCGCTGACGCTGGGTTGCGGTTCCTGGGGTGGTAACTCCATCTCTGAAAACGTCGGACCTAAACACCTGATCAACAAGAAAACTGTAGCGAAGCGAGCAGAAAACATGTTGTGGCATAAACTTCCGAAATCGATCTACTTCCGCCGTGGCTCGCTGCCTATCGCGCTGGAAGAAGTGGCGACCGACGGGGCGAAACGCGCCTTCATCGTGACCGACCGTTTCCTGTTCAACAACGGCTATGCCGACCAGATCACCAAGGTTCTGAAGTCTCACGGCATCGAAACCGAAGTGTTCTTTGAAGTGGAAGCCGATCCGACGCTGAGCATCGTGCGCAAAGGCGCCGAGCAGATGAACTCCTTCAAACCGGACGTCATCATCGCGCTGGGCGGCGGTTCGCCGATGGACGCCGCGAAAATCATGTGGGTGCTGTACGAACATCCTGAAACCCACTTCGAGGATCTGGCGCTGCGCTTCATGGACATCCGCAAGCGTATCTACAAGTTCCCGAAAATGGGCGTGAAAGCGAAAATGATCGCCATCACCACCACCTCAGGCACCGGTTCGGAAGTCACGCCGTTCGCCGTCGTCACCGACGACACTACCGGGCAGAAATACCCGCTGGCCGACTATGCGCTGACTCCGGACATGGCGATTGTCGACGCCAACCTGGTGATGAACATGCCGAAATCCCTGTGCGCCTTCGGCGGTCTGGATGCGGTCACCCACGCGCTGGAAGCCTACGTCTCGGTGCTGGCGAACGAATACTCCGACGGCCAGGCGCTGCAGGCGTTGAAACTGTTGAAAGAGTATCTGCCGGCCAGCTATAAAGAAGGCGCGAAAAACCCGGTTGCCCGTGAACGCGTGCACAACGCCGCCACCATCGCCGGTATCGCTTTCGCCAACGCCTTCCTCGGGGTTTGCCACTCCATGGCGCACAAGCTGGGTTCGGAGTTCCACATTCCGCACGGCCTGGCCAACGCGATGCTGATTTCCAACGTCATTCGCTACAATGCGAACGACAACCCGACCAAGCAGACGGCCTTCAGCCAGTACGATCGCCCTCAGGCGCGCCGCCGCTACGCTGAAATCGCCGACCATCTCGGCCTGAGCGCGCCGGGCGACCGCACCGCGCAAAAGATTGAGAAACTGCTGGCCTGGCTGGACGAGTTGAAAACCGAGTTGGGCATCCCGACTTCCATCCGCGAGGCGGGTGTGCAGGAGGCGGACTTCCTGGCGAAAGTCGACAAGCTGTCGGAAGACGCGTTCGACGACCAATGCACCGGCGCCAACCCGCGCTATCCGCTGATTGCCGAACTGAAGCAAATCATGCTGGATACCTTCTACGGCCGCGAATTCAGCGAAGCGGTCGACGAGGAAGCGGCAGCTCCGGCTGCAGCCAAAGCTGCGGTAAAGAAGCCCAAGAAATAA
- a CDS encoding thymidine kinase has product MAQLYFYYSAMNAGKSTALLQSSYNYQERGMRTLVFTAEIDHRFGVGKVSSRIGLSSQAQLYNNDSMLYAMIQQEHQQQPVHCVLLDESQFLTKAQVEQLCDVVDQLDIPVLCYGLRTDFLGELFTGSQYLLAWADKLVELKTICHCGRKANMVLRLDENGQAMHAGEQVVIGGNESYVSVCRKHYKEAIHSLE; this is encoded by the coding sequence ATGGCTCAACTTTATTTTTATTACTCTGCGATGAATGCCGGCAAGTCCACCGCGCTGCTACAGTCTTCATATAACTATCAAGAACGTGGTATGCGCACGCTGGTGTTCACTGCGGAGATCGATCACCGCTTTGGCGTAGGTAAGGTCAGCTCGCGCATCGGTTTATCCTCGCAGGCCCAGCTCTATAACAACGACTCGATGCTGTACGCCATGATTCAGCAAGAGCATCAACAGCAGCCGGTGCATTGTGTGCTGCTGGATGAAAGCCAGTTCCTGACCAAGGCGCAGGTTGAGCAATTGTGCGATGTGGTGGACCAACTGGACATTCCCGTATTGTGCTACGGCCTGCGTACCGATTTTCTCGGTGAGCTGTTTACCGGCAGCCAATATTTGCTGGCCTGGGCCGATAAGCTGGTGGAATTGAAAACCATCTGTCACTGTGGGCGCAAAGCCAATATGGTGTTGCGTTTGGATGAAAACGGCCAGGCGATGCACGCCGGTGAGCAGGTGGTGATTGGCGGTAACGAGAGCTATGTCTCCGTCTGCCGCAAGCATTATAAAGAGGCGATTCACTCCCTGGAATAG
- the hns gene encoding histone-like nucleoid-structuring protein H-NS, with translation MSEALKILNNIRTLRAQARECTLETLEEMLEKLEVVVNERREEDSQAQAEIEERTRKLQQYREMLIADGIDPNELLQTMAANKAAGKAKRAARPAKYQYKDENGELKTWTGQGRTPAVIKKAIEEQGKSLDDFLL, from the coding sequence ATGAGCGAAGCATTAAAGATTTTGAACAACATCCGCACTCTGCGCGCCCAGGCAAGAGAATGCACACTGGAAACGCTGGAAGAAATGCTCGAGAAACTGGAAGTTGTTGTGAACGAACGTCGCGAAGAAGACAGCCAGGCTCAAGCAGAAATCGAAGAACGCACCCGTAAACTGCAGCAATACCGCGAAATGCTGATTGCTGACGGTATCGATCCGAATGAACTGCTGCAAACCATGGCTGCCAACAAGGCTGCCGGTAAAGCAAAACGCGCAGCACGTCCTGCTAAATACCAATATAAAGACGAAAACGGCGAATTGAAAACCTGGACCGGCCAAGGCCGTACTCCTGCGGTGATTAAGAAAGCTATCGAAGAGCAAGGTAAATCTCTGGACGATTTCCTGCTGTAA
- a CDS encoding NAD-dependent epimerase, which translates to MKFLVTGAAGFIGYHVAERLLTAGHQVVGIDNLNDYYDVGLKMARLDRLADKPGFRFIKLDLADREGMAALFAEHQFQRVIHLGAQAGVRYSLVNPLAYADANLIGHLNVLEGCRHNKVEHLLYASSSSVYGLNRKLPFATEDSVDHPVSLYAATKKANELMSHSYAHLYGLPTTGLRFFTVYGPWGRPDMALFKFTKAILAGESIDVYNHGEMHRDFTYIDDITEAIVRLQAVIPQADPSWTVEQGSPATSSAPYHVYNIGNNTPVKLMEYITALEQALGVTARKNMLPMQPGDVMDTSADTAELYRDIGFKPETSVEEGVKRFVDWYKAFYQVQ; encoded by the coding sequence ATGAAATTCCTGGTTACAGGCGCCGCAGGGTTTATTGGTTATCACGTTGCAGAGCGTTTGTTGACCGCCGGGCATCAGGTTGTCGGCATCGATAACCTGAATGACTATTATGACGTGGGCCTGAAAATGGCCCGTCTGGACAGGCTGGCGGATAAGCCGGGATTCCGCTTCATCAAGCTGGATTTGGCCGATCGTGAGGGCATGGCGGCATTGTTCGCCGAGCATCAGTTCCAACGAGTCATTCATTTGGGTGCCCAAGCCGGCGTGCGTTATTCGCTGGTCAACCCGTTGGCTTATGCGGACGCTAACCTGATCGGTCATTTGAACGTTCTGGAAGGCTGCCGTCATAATAAGGTCGAGCATTTACTTTACGCTTCCTCCAGCTCTGTTTATGGCCTCAATCGCAAGTTGCCGTTTGCTACCGAAGATTCTGTCGACCACCCTGTGTCACTGTATGCGGCAACCAAAAAAGCCAATGAGCTGATGTCACACAGTTACGCTCATTTATACGGTCTCCCGACGACGGGGCTACGCTTCTTTACCGTATATGGTCCCTGGGGGCGTCCGGATATGGCGCTGTTCAAGTTTACCAAGGCCATATTGGCGGGGGAGAGCATCGATGTATATAACCACGGTGAAATGCACCGTGACTTTACTTACATTGATGATATCACCGAGGCGATTGTGCGGCTGCAGGCGGTTATTCCGCAGGCAGATCCGTCATGGACCGTTGAACAGGGATCGCCGGCGACCAGTTCCGCGCCGTATCATGTTTATAATATCGGCAATAACACCCCCGTTAAACTGATGGAATATATCACGGCGTTGGAGCAGGCTTTGGGGGTAACTGCCCGCAAGAATATGCTGCCAATGCAACCTGGCGACGTGATGGATACCAGCGCGGATACCGCAGAGCTTTATCGTGACATTGGTTTTAAGCCGGAAACCAGCGTTGAAGAGGGGGTGAAGCGCTTTGTTGATTGGTATAAGGCATTCTACCAGGTTCAATAA